A region of Caldicoprobacter guelmensis DNA encodes the following proteins:
- the infB gene encoding translation initiation factor IF-2 has translation MSDINVYVTTKKIKKNAESLLDNIKALNKDIDAYLSRIKEMENAFEQQAKEMAEKKKAESAKPERSERSSQDNNAKKAGRRQEERRKQKGSRRQEDTAKQEESRRQEENLVAREEGRTSVRRRPRPKDKPAKNVIDEFFSQQAVAQAKDKKGEVTKGKEEGFAKASVEAVKSKTQKTKRDYWEEEHPSVYNKLLREKEKKNKNAQQAAQQKVPVTAERKKAITIGDRITVKELSETIGIQVAEIIKHLMKLGVLATINQELDYDTAALVASEFGIELEKKPTVSFEEMLIQEDVEDDPASLQERPPVVTVMGHVDHGKTSLLDAIRNSRVTEQEAGGITQHIGAYMVEVNGKYITFIDTPGHEAFTSMRARGAKVTDIAVLVVAADDGVMPQTIEAINHAREANVPIIVAINKIDLPTANPERVKRELAEQGLLVEEWGGDTIAVPVSALKKQGIDNLLEMILLVAEMQELKANPNRLAKGTIIEAKLDKGRGPVATVLVQNGTLRVGDAIVAGTAYGRVRAMMDHNGRRLESAGPSVPVEVLGFSEVPEAGDILYAVEDDKLARQVAEERKEKMKESSARSALKASLDDLLNQIEQGELKELKLIIKADVQGTAEALKLALERLSTDKVRIRTIHSGVGAITESDVMLASASNAVIIGFNVRPPSSVMELAEKEKIDIRLYRVIYDAIEDVKAAIKGMLEPTYREVVLGHAEVRTTFRISGVGTVAGCYVTDGKITRNAQVRIIRDGIVVHEGQIASLKRFKDDVREVAAGYECGVGISNFNDIKEGDIIEAFTQEEIQTE, from the coding sequence ATGTCAGATATAAATGTGTACGTTACGACCAAAAAGATTAAAAAAAATGCCGAGTCACTGCTTGATAACATAAAAGCACTCAACAAGGATATTGATGCCTATTTAAGCAGGATAAAAGAAATGGAGAACGCTTTTGAACAGCAGGCAAAAGAGATGGCGGAAAAGAAGAAAGCGGAATCAGCAAAACCTGAAAGGTCAGAACGCAGCTCGCAGGACAACAATGCCAAAAAAGCCGGGCGCAGGCAGGAAGAGAGGCGTAAACAAAAGGGCAGCCGCAGGCAAGAAGATACTGCAAAACAAGAGGAAAGCCGCAGGCAAGAAGAAAACCTGGTTGCCCGGGAAGAAGGCAGGACGTCAGTGAGGCGGCGTCCTAGACCTAAAGATAAGCCAGCCAAGAACGTAATAGATGAGTTCTTCTCTCAACAGGCTGTTGCCCAAGCCAAGGACAAAAAAGGGGAAGTCACCAAAGGGAAAGAGGAAGGTTTTGCTAAAGCATCCGTTGAGGCGGTAAAATCTAAGACACAAAAGACCAAAAGGGATTACTGGGAAGAAGAGCATCCCTCGGTTTATAACAAGCTTTTGAGGGAAAAAGAGAAGAAGAACAAAAACGCTCAACAGGCAGCTCAGCAAAAAGTACCTGTTACCGCTGAGAGAAAGAAAGCCATTACCATTGGAGATAGGATAACGGTAAAGGAGCTTTCAGAGACCATAGGCATACAGGTAGCGGAAATTATAAAACATCTCATGAAGTTAGGCGTATTGGCCACAATAAACCAGGAGTTGGATTATGATACGGCCGCGCTGGTGGCCAGCGAGTTTGGTATCGAGCTGGAGAAAAAGCCCACTGTATCCTTTGAAGAAATGCTTATACAGGAAGACGTGGAAGATGACCCAGCAAGCCTGCAGGAACGGCCGCCAGTTGTTACGGTCATGGGACATGTAGACCATGGTAAGACGTCGCTTCTGGATGCCATACGCAATTCCCGAGTGACTGAGCAAGAGGCAGGCGGCATAACCCAGCATATCGGTGCTTATATGGTAGAAGTAAACGGCAAATACATCACATTTATAGATACGCCGGGACACGAAGCATTTACTTCAATGAGGGCACGGGGTGCGAAGGTTACCGATATCGCCGTGTTGGTGGTAGCGGCCGATGACGGCGTTATGCCGCAGACCATAGAGGCCATCAACCATGCCCGAGAGGCCAACGTGCCCATCATAGTGGCCATTAATAAAATTGACCTGCCAACTGCCAATCCTGAGCGTGTAAAGCGCGAGCTGGCCGAACAAGGCCTGCTGGTTGAAGAGTGGGGTGGCGATACCATAGCAGTGCCCGTGTCCGCCCTCAAGAAACAGGGGATTGATAACCTGCTTGAAATGATCCTGCTTGTGGCTGAGATGCAGGAGCTTAAAGCCAACCCCAACAGGCTTGCTAAGGGTACCATAATCGAGGCAAAGCTGGATAAGGGCCGTGGACCGGTTGCTACAGTATTGGTTCAAAACGGAACCCTTCGAGTGGGGGATGCAATAGTAGCAGGAACAGCTTATGGACGCGTGAGGGCTATGATGGACCACAATGGCAGAAGGCTTGAAAGCGCAGGCCCCTCAGTGCCGGTAGAAGTATTAGGCTTTTCGGAGGTGCCCGAAGCCGGAGATATACTCTATGCGGTCGAAGATGATAAGCTGGCAAGACAGGTAGCTGAGGAGCGCAAGGAAAAGATGAAAGAGTCAAGTGCCCGCTCTGCTCTCAAGGCATCGCTGGATGACCTCCTTAACCAGATTGAACAGGGTGAACTGAAAGAGCTGAAACTCATCATCAAAGCAGATGTTCAGGGTACAGCTGAAGCACTCAAACTGGCTCTTGAACGCCTCTCAACCGATAAGGTGCGCATAAGGACCATACACAGCGGAGTGGGTGCCATCACCGAATCAGACGTAATGCTGGCATCGGCATCCAATGCCGTCATAATTGGCTTTAACGTGCGTCCGCCAAGCAGTGTAATGGAGCTGGCAGAAAAGGAGAAGATAGATATAAGGCTGTACCGGGTGATATATGATGCAATCGAAGACGTAAAGGCTGCCATTAAGGGCATGCTCGAACCTACTTACCGTGAAGTGGTGCTGGGCCATGCAGAGGTACGAACCACCTTCAGAATATCCGGCGTAGGGACGGTTGCAGGTTGTTATGTCACAGACGGGAAAATAACCAGGAATGCACAAGTACGCATTATCAGGGACGGTATAGTGGTCCACGAAGGGCAAATAGCCTCGCTCAAGCGTTTTAAAGATGATGTGAGGGAAGTGGCAGCCGGTTACGAATGCGGTGTAGGGATAAGCAATTTTAATGATATTAAGGAAGGCGATATAATCGAAGCCTTCACTCAGGAAGAAATTCAAACCGAATAA
- the rbfA gene encoding 30S ribosome-binding factor RbfA: MSYQRADRIAEEIKRELSDILRNNVRDPRITEMVSITRVEVSKDLRHAKIYVSVLGDREEKQKAMEGLDRATGFIRKELGQRLGLRYVPEIRFVLDESIEYSIHIAQKIEELKKKEQDESQ, encoded by the coding sequence ATGTCATATCAGAGAGCTGACAGAATAGCAGAGGAGATCAAGAGGGAACTTAGCGATATATTGCGTAACAATGTGAGGGACCCTCGCATTACCGAGATGGTATCTATTACAAGGGTGGAGGTATCAAAGGACTTACGCCATGCGAAGATATACGTAAGCGTGCTCGGGGACAGGGAAGAAAAGCAGAAGGCTATGGAAGGGCTCGATCGCGCAACAGGATTTATACGCAAGGAGCTGGGGCAAAGGCTGGGGTTGCGTTACGTCCCTGAGATACGCTTTGTGCTGGATGAGTCGATAGAGTACAGCATCCACATTGCTCAAAAGATTGAGGAGCTGAAGAAAAAGGAACAGGATGAGAGTCAATGA